A stretch of Clostridium formicaceticum DNA encodes these proteins:
- a CDS encoding MBL fold metallo-hydrolase, with the protein MEIKKFVVGMNETNCYIIYDKNTLEALIIDPGDEEKVLIQYIDKHALKLQGILLTHYHYDHIGGVEGLKRKYGCPIYAHKKEAEGLQKPEMNRSSIGGRTAVSIKPDKTLIDGDMISIGTIILQVIHTPGHTPGGICLKIKDSSIIFTGDTIFSDDLGRTDLEGGSEESLKKSIVNKVSKWSDDTMIYPGHGEAALMLEVKGRGVQYLN; encoded by the coding sequence ATGGAGATAAAAAAATTTGTTGTGGGTATGAACGAAACCAATTGTTACATTATTTATGATAAAAATACCTTGGAGGCTCTCATTATTGACCCGGGGGATGAGGAAAAAGTACTGATTCAGTATATTGATAAACATGCATTAAAGCTTCAAGGTATTCTTTTAACCCATTACCACTATGATCATATAGGCGGAGTAGAAGGACTGAAGAGAAAATACGGCTGCCCTATCTATGCCCATAAAAAGGAAGCGGAAGGATTGCAAAAGCCTGAGATGAATCGATCTAGCATTGGTGGAAGAACAGCTGTATCCATAAAGCCGGATAAGACGTTAATCGATGGAGATATGATTTCCATAGGTACAATCATACTACAGGTGATCCACACCCCTGGTCATACTCCAGGAGGAATTTGTCTTAAGATAAAAGATAGTAGTATCATCTTTACGGGAGACACGATTTTTAGTGATGATTTAGGTAGAACTGACCTAGAGGGTGGCAGTGAAGAAAGTTTAAAGAAAAGTATTGTAAATAAAGTCTCTAAATGGTCGGATGATACCATGATTTACCCAGGCCATGGAGAAGCTGCTTTAATGTTGGAGGTTAAGGGGAGGGGTGTGCAGTACTTAAATTAG
- a CDS encoding 4Fe-4S dicluster domain-containing protein: protein MNILEKIFQAGVVGAGGAGFPTHIKLKGVAECLLINAVECEPLLETDKFLIRYKSHEIVETLGIIADQIQAKKVIIGVKKKNTREVQALTKAIETLNSRVELCFLNNFYPAGDEQVLVYELTQRQIPPGGIPKDVGVVVCNVGTVVNIYEALHEKPVTHKFITVLGEVKNPSIIYAPIGTSLDKCIEAAGAATIQDYGIILGGPMMGRMIDKSQLSQEVVTKTTGAMILLPQEHFLFKNKQQDLAQMINRSRSACIQCSFCTDLCPRNLIGHPLRPHRIMRSLSVDKQQHEILKEALLCCECGVCQIYACPMGLSPKSINGEIKNLLRKEGIKYSNSPAQSEVHGVREYRKVPAERLLSRLDLHRYAGKIQEGYACIEAEEVKIPLRQHIGKTAMPIVEVGSVVEAGQLIATVEEKDVGANIHASIQGVIKEVNNEFIWIEAGEKVVMQ from the coding sequence ATGAATATTTTAGAAAAAATATTTCAAGCCGGCGTTGTTGGGGCTGGCGGGGCTGGCTTTCCAACCCATATTAAGCTGAAGGGTGTAGCAGAATGTTTGTTAATCAATGCAGTGGAGTGTGAACCTTTATTAGAAACCGATAAATTTTTAATACGGTATAAAAGCCATGAAATCGTTGAAACGTTAGGGATTATAGCGGATCAAATTCAAGCAAAAAAAGTTATAATTGGTGTAAAAAAGAAAAACACCAGGGAAGTACAAGCCCTTACAAAAGCCATCGAGACTTTAAATTCAAGGGTAGAGCTTTGTTTCCTTAATAACTTTTATCCCGCAGGAGATGAGCAAGTATTGGTATACGAGCTGACCCAGAGGCAGATTCCCCCTGGAGGTATTCCAAAGGATGTAGGGGTTGTGGTGTGTAATGTAGGTACAGTGGTAAATATCTATGAAGCCCTCCATGAAAAACCTGTCACACACAAATTTATTACAGTTTTAGGGGAGGTGAAAAATCCCTCTATCATTTATGCACCTATCGGTACTTCTCTTGATAAATGTATTGAAGCAGCAGGTGCAGCAACGATACAGGATTATGGTATTATCCTAGGGGGTCCTATGATGGGCAGGATGATAGACAAAAGTCAGCTAAGTCAAGAAGTGGTGACAAAAACAACAGGGGCAATGATCTTGCTGCCTCAGGAACATTTTCTTTTCAAAAACAAGCAGCAGGATTTGGCACAAATGATTAACAGAAGTCGGTCTGCTTGTATCCAATGCTCTTTTTGTACAGATTTGTGCCCAAGAAACCTGATTGGTCATCCTTTGCGCCCCCACCGAATTATGAGAAGCTTGTCAGTAGATAAACAGCAACATGAGATATTAAAAGAAGCTCTTTTATGTTGTGAGTGTGGTGTATGCCAGATTTATGCTTGTCCTATGGGGCTTTCTCCTAAAAGCATCAACGGAGAGATTAAAAACCTCCTTCGAAAGGAAGGGATAAAGTATTCAAATTCACCTGCACAAAGTGAAGTCCATGGCGTGCGGGAATATAGAAAGGTACCAGCAGAAAGACTGTTGTCAAGACTAGACCTTCACAGGTATGCTGGTAAGATTCAGGAGGGATATGCTTGTATAGAAGCTGAAGAAGTAAAAATACCACTGAGGCAGCATATTGGTAAAACAGCAATGCCTATTGTAGAGGTTGGAAGCGTCGTAGAAGCAGGTCAACTGATTGCAACGGTAGAAGAAAAGGATGTAGGAGCCAATATCCATGCCAGTATACAGGGTGTAATTAAAGAAGTAAACAATGAATTTATTTGGATTGAGGCTGGAGAGAAGGTGGTGATGCAATGA
- a CDS encoding BMC domain-containing protein — protein sequence MIRSIGLIELNSIARGVETGDTMIKAADVQLLKAHSVCPGKYIILICGDVGAVEAAMDAGKEIGGAYVVDHLILPSIHPQLIDAIHGTNTVQEVNAIGVLEFFNIATSIVAADAAAKAAAVTLIEIRLGLSIGGKSFITLCGDVSSVQEAVEVGAVIGKEKGMMVEKSVIPSPRKELFEKLL from the coding sequence ATGATAAGAAGTATAGGATTAATAGAGCTGAATAGTATTGCTAGAGGCGTAGAAACAGGGGACACCATGATAAAGGCAGCGGATGTACAGCTATTAAAAGCACATTCTGTATGTCCCGGTAAATATATTATACTCATATGCGGAGATGTGGGAGCTGTTGAAGCCGCCATGGATGCAGGCAAGGAAATAGGTGGCGCTTATGTTGTTGATCATTTAATTTTACCAAGTATACATCCTCAGCTAATTGATGCCATTCATGGTACAAATACTGTCCAAGAGGTAAATGCTATTGGCGTGTTGGAATTTTTTAATATTGCTACCTCCATTGTAGCCGCGGATGCTGCTGCAAAGGCCGCTGCTGTTACCCTTATTGAAATCCGCTTAGGTCTTTCTATAGGAGGTAAGTCCTTTATCACACTATGCGGAGATGTCAGTTCTGTCCAAGAAGCAGTGGAAGTTGGAGCAGTCATCGGGAAAGAAAAAGGCATGATGGTAGAAAAAAGTGTCATCCCATCTCCACGAAAAGAGTTGTTCGAAAAGTTGCTGTAG
- a CDS encoding sigma-70 family RNA polymerase sigma factor: MKEGRDCQKMQQFALINVLDKGDIKKNICNEEAFTHIFETYYRRVYNYIYYRVHCQSTAEDLTSQVFEKIMISIDKYDEKRAPFEVWLFAIAKNILRDHFRSLKKQKFFSFSLDKVKQLVSREKTPEDMILITETNDELIKAIKTLDERERNIIAFKFGGNLKNNEIAKILHITESNVGVILYRSMKKLKKEMEREEWL, encoded by the coding sequence ATGAAGGAAGGGAGGGACTGCCAGAAGATGCAGCAGTTTGCTTTAATAAATGTTCTAGATAAAGGTGACATCAAGAAAAATATTTGTAATGAAGAAGCCTTTACGCATATTTTTGAAACCTATTATAGGAGGGTTTACAACTATATATATTATCGCGTTCACTGTCAATCTACAGCAGAAGATCTGACAAGTCAGGTTTTTGAAAAAATAATGATCAGTATTGACAAGTATGATGAAAAGAGAGCACCCTTTGAGGTGTGGCTCTTTGCCATAGCTAAAAATATTCTAAGGGATCATTTTAGAAGCTTAAAAAAGCAAAAGTTTTTTTCCTTCTCTCTTGATAAAGTGAAGCAGTTGGTATCGAGAGAAAAGACACCAGAAGATATGATTCTGATAACAGAAACCAATGATGAACTTATCAAGGCAATAAAGACTTTAGATGAAAGAGAAAGAAATATTATAGCCTTTAAATTTGGTGGAAATTTAAAAAACAATGAAATTGCAAAAATATTGCATATTACAGAAAGCAATGTTGGGGTAATTCTCTATCGGTCAATGAAGAAGTTAAAAAAGGAAATGGAAAGGGAGGAATGGCTATGA
- a CDS encoding BMC domain-containing protein yields the protein MMRYNALGLLETYGYTAAVTALDAALKTANVTLKDFKTVGGGLVTMMIEGDVAAVQAAIEAASAVAATVGSVISQHVIPRPDIQLKLLFQEFSPGNQAAPESVEEERVQKETKDSVIHLHGKEMKIMSKKDLYRMKVVDLRKVARGLKDFSMEAQKIKFANKAELVGAILNYLKMEVE from the coding sequence ATGATGCGCTATAATGCACTGGGACTACTAGAAACCTATGGTTATACGGCAGCAGTCACAGCCTTAGACGCTGCTTTAAAGACAGCAAATGTCACACTAAAAGACTTTAAAACTGTCGGCGGCGGTTTAGTGACGATGATGATAGAGGGAGATGTGGCAGCTGTTCAGGCGGCGATTGAAGCAGCAAGTGCTGTTGCAGCAACAGTAGGTTCAGTGATTTCTCAACATGTGATTCCAAGGCCAGATATCCAGCTAAAGCTTTTGTTTCAAGAATTTTCTCCCGGCAATCAAGCAGCCCCAGAGTCAGTAGAGGAAGAAAGGGTACAAAAGGAGACGAAGGATTCGGTGATTCATCTTCATGGGAAAGAGATGAAGATTATGTCCAAAAAAGATCTCTATAGAATGAAGGTGGTGGATCTGAGAAAAGTTGCTAGGGGATTAAAAGATTTTTCTATGGAAGCACAAAAAATCAAATTTGCCAATAAAGCAGAGCTGGTAGGTGCTATATTAAATTATTTGAAGATGGAGGTGGAATAA
- the eutM gene encoding ethanolamine utilization microcompartment protein EutM has translation MATLNALGMIETKGLVGAIEAADAMVKAANVTLLGKEQIGGGLVTVMVRGDVGAVKAATDAGAAAAERVGELVSVHVIPRPHSEVEVILPQVKE, from the coding sequence ATGGCAACTTTAAATGCATTAGGAATGATTGAAACAAAAGGATTAGTAGGTGCAATTGAAGCAGCAGATGCAATGGTAAAGGCGGCAAATGTCACCTTGTTAGGTAAGGAGCAAATTGGCGGTGGTCTAGTAACTGTGATGGTAAGAGGAGATGTTGGTGCGGTTAAAGCTGCTACAGATGCTGGTGCAGCTGCTGCAGAAAGAGTTGGAGAATTGGTTTCTGTACATGTTATTCCAAGACCTCATAGCGAAGTAGAAGTCATCCTTCCACAAGTAAAAGAATAA
- a CDS encoding acetaldehyde dehydrogenase (acetylating), producing the protein MNLLDKDLVSIQEVRNMVAKANKAQQEFAKFSQEAIDQIVYAMKEAAYPQAEFLGQLASEETGFGKWQDKKIKNEIASKGVYDHIKEMKTIGIIHEDQEKRIVEIGTPVGIIAALIPSTNPTSTVIYKTLIALKSGNAIIFSPHPNALKSILKTVEILNKAAVEAGAPEGLIHCMTMPTLEGTNELMKHKDVDLILATGGSGMVKAAYSSGTPALGVGPGNVPAFIERSANIKEAIEKIVSSKTFDHGTVCASEQAIVTERCIAEKVKEEMKRQGGYFLAGDQLAKVTAIMETASGGMNPKIVGRSAQDIAKIAGIEIPKETKILLCEEKRVGKHIPFSKEKLTALLAFYTVEDWQEACELCYCLLENGGLGHTLVIHSQDEAIIREFALKKPVSRFLVNTPSTQGAIGLSTNLAPSFTLGCGAIGGSATSDNVGPMHLINIRRMAYGIEDCKETKKTEELNNIDIETITQLVMESLKNKLN; encoded by the coding sequence ATGAATTTGCTGGATAAAGATTTAGTATCCATTCAAGAGGTAAGAAACATGGTGGCAAAAGCCAATAAAGCTCAGCAGGAATTTGCTAAATTTAGCCAAGAAGCCATTGATCAGATTGTCTATGCCATGAAGGAAGCCGCTTATCCTCAGGCAGAGTTTCTTGGACAGCTGGCTTCTGAAGAAACAGGGTTTGGTAAATGGCAAGATAAGAAAATTAAAAACGAAATTGCCAGCAAAGGTGTATACGATCATATTAAAGAGATGAAAACCATTGGAATCATTCATGAGGATCAAGAAAAAAGGATAGTAGAAATTGGGACACCAGTTGGTATCATTGCTGCCTTAATTCCCTCTACCAATCCAACTTCTACCGTGATTTATAAAACACTCATTGCATTAAAATCTGGGAACGCTATTATTTTCAGTCCCCATCCAAATGCCTTAAAAAGCATTTTAAAGACAGTAGAGATTTTAAATAAAGCTGCTGTAGAGGCAGGGGCACCAGAAGGATTAATTCATTGTATGACCATGCCAACCCTAGAGGGAACCAATGAACTTATGAAACATAAAGACGTAGATTTGATTTTAGCTACTGGAGGCTCCGGCATGGTGAAGGCAGCCTACAGTTCAGGAACACCAGCTCTAGGGGTTGGGCCTGGAAATGTTCCTGCCTTTATTGAAAGAAGTGCCAATATAAAAGAAGCAATCGAAAAAATTGTTTCAAGCAAAACCTTCGATCATGGAACCGTCTGTGCATCGGAGCAGGCGATTGTAACAGAAAGGTGTATTGCTGAAAAAGTAAAGGAAGAAATGAAGCGTCAGGGAGGCTATTTCCTAGCTGGAGACCAGCTGGCAAAGGTAACGGCAATTATGGAAACGGCTTCAGGAGGAATGAACCCTAAAATTGTAGGAAGATCCGCCCAGGATATCGCGAAAATAGCAGGAATTGAAATTCCAAAGGAGACAAAGATACTTCTTTGTGAAGAAAAGAGGGTTGGAAAGCATATTCCCTTCTCCAAAGAAAAACTTACCGCACTCTTGGCCTTTTATACAGTTGAAGACTGGCAAGAAGCTTGTGAGCTTTGCTACTGTCTATTAGAAAATGGCGGGTTAGGACATACCCTGGTGATTCATTCTCAGGATGAAGCGATCATTAGAGAATTTGCTCTAAAAAAACCGGTTTCTAGATTTTTGGTAAATACCCCATCAACTCAAGGGGCCATTGGTCTAAGTACAAACCTTGCACCATCCTTTACCTTAGGTTGTGGAGCTATTGGTGGAAGTGCTACATCAGATAATGTAGGACCGATGCATTTGATCAATATCCGAAGAATGGCCTATGGCATAGAGGATTGCAAAGAAACAAAAAAGACAGAGGAATTAAACAACATAGATATTGAAACAATTACCCAATTGGTGATGGAAAGCTTAAAAAATAAACTTAATTAA
- the eutL gene encoding ethanolamine utilization microcompartment protein EutL: MKNDALRASVLSVKIIPNLSSDMVRELKLEQGHRSIGIITADSDDVAYTALDEATKKADVKVAYAKSFYGGAANANTKLAGEFIGIISGPNPAEVRSGVDAVTEFIENDACFYSANEDDSIAYYAHCISRTGSYLSQVAGIKEGEALAYVIAPPLEALYALDAAMKAADVRMVCFYGPPTETNFGGGLLTGSQSACKAACDAFAEAVKFVADNPTNY; this comes from the coding sequence ATGAAAAATGATGCACTGCGTGCTTCTGTCCTAAGCGTAAAAATCATTCCTAATCTAAGTTCTGATATGGTAAGAGAACTGAAGCTGGAGCAGGGACATAGAAGTATAGGAATCATTACTGCCGATAGTGATGATGTAGCTTATACAGCTCTGGACGAAGCTACGAAAAAAGCAGATGTCAAGGTGGCTTATGCAAAATCCTTCTATGGGGGTGCCGCCAATGCCAATACAAAACTGGCAGGAGAGTTCATAGGCATTATCTCTGGACCGAATCCTGCTGAAGTAAGAAGTGGTGTGGATGCTGTCACTGAATTTATTGAAAATGATGCTTGTTTTTATAGTGCAAATGAGGACGATTCTATTGCATATTATGCCCACTGTATCTCCAGAACAGGTTCCTATTTATCGCAGGTGGCAGGTATCAAAGAAGGAGAAGCTTTAGCTTATGTCATAGCACCACCTCTAGAGGCACTGTATGCCTTAGATGCGGCTATGAAGGCAGCAGATGTTCGCATGGTATGTTTCTATGGTCCCCCTACTGAAACCAACTTTGGCGGTGGGTTATTAACAGGAAGCCAATCTGCATGCAAGGCAGCATGTGATGCTTTTGCGGAAGCTGTAAAGTTTGTGGCAGATAACCCTACAAATTATTAA
- the pduL gene encoding phosphate propanoyltransferase yields the protein MQEELIKQIVEKVMRNIEGYQETSTEIPVEVSARHVHLSKEHMTALFGDEAQLAILKELSQPGQFQYDKRITLMGPKGSISNVAILGPARKDTQVEISYTDARTLGINPPLRESGNLEDTEGVIIVAGRRVVNIDKGVMIAKRHIHMTPENAKVFRVEDGQQVKVRIKSQRPVVLEDVLIRVSEKYRLSMHIDHDEGNAAAYQPGMTGEIVK from the coding sequence ATGCAGGAAGAATTGATCAAACAAATTGTAGAAAAGGTCATGCGGAATATAGAAGGATATCAAGAAACTTCAACGGAAATTCCAGTGGAGGTTTCTGCTAGACATGTTCATTTAAGTAAAGAGCATATGACCGCCCTATTTGGCGATGAGGCGCAGCTAGCTATTTTAAAAGAACTGTCTCAGCCAGGACAATTTCAGTATGATAAACGTATAACCCTGATGGGACCTAAGGGTTCCATCAGTAATGTAGCTATCTTAGGGCCTGCTAGAAAAGATACACAGGTAGAAATATCCTACACAGATGCTAGAACTCTGGGAATTAACCCTCCCTTAAGGGAGTCAGGTAATTTAGAAGATACAGAAGGTGTTATTATTGTTGCAGGTCGCAGGGTAGTCAATATAGACAAAGGGGTTATGATCGCAAAGCGACACATTCATATGACTCCTGAGAATGCCAAAGTCTTTCGTGTAGAGGACGGTCAGCAGGTGAAGGTGAGAATTAAGAGTCAACGACCTGTTGTTTTAGAAGATGTTTTGATAAGGGTGAGCGAAAAATATCGACTTAGTATGCATATTGACCACGACGAAGGGAACGCCGCTGCCTATCAACCAGGAATGACAGGAGAAATCGTAAAGTAA
- a CDS encoding DUF4367 domain-containing protein, which produces MNPKDMEEKFSIDLEACMTEIEDNNDKLMSQEYSQLLELGKNLMDKDFSRDSDKEKVLKNTLQSMNQCKGEIPMKKANKFRKVFAAAAALGVVCIMSISLIQPSFAHNIVEKVINTISLGHIKAIQVEPAGYQQENFPVPEVLKGKLFDEEGKEVEVFSSQYTGKFYTADGEEIVDMCFTTGEITTVGMRDERVLVIKDLSKLNQYTCFEVLLPSYLPEDYQFDRAEFYKDEDGAVNNSKYISLYFTNNKTGKYIYMQQRFADEETAYEMATDGKIEKIKINGADAIISDNRSIDWEANNTLYMLSGRGEISKAELIKIAESIK; this is translated from the coding sequence ATGAATCCAAAGGATATGGAAGAGAAATTCTCTATAGATTTAGAGGCTTGTATGACTGAGATAGAAGATAACAATGATAAGCTGATGTCCCAAGAGTACAGCCAACTTTTAGAGCTAGGGAAGAATTTGATGGATAAGGATTTTAGTAGAGACAGTGACAAAGAAAAAGTATTGAAAAACACTTTGCAAAGTATGAATCAATGTAAAGGAGAGATTCCTATGAAAAAAGCAAATAAGTTTAGAAAAGTTTTTGCTGCCGCAGCAGCACTGGGGGTGGTATGTATCATGAGTATCTCACTCATCCAGCCCTCTTTTGCTCATAACATAGTGGAGAAGGTAATCAATACAATAAGTCTTGGTCATATAAAAGCTATACAGGTTGAACCTGCTGGATATCAACAAGAAAATTTTCCTGTTCCAGAGGTGTTAAAGGGCAAGTTGTTTGACGAAGAAGGGAAAGAAGTAGAGGTATTTTCAAGTCAATATACTGGGAAGTTCTATACAGCCGATGGTGAAGAAATTGTTGACATGTGCTTTACAACTGGAGAAATAACAACTGTGGGCATGAGAGATGAGAGGGTATTGGTGATAAAAGATCTTAGTAAATTAAATCAATATACTTGCTTTGAAGTTCTTCTTCCCAGTTATTTACCCGAGGATTACCAATTTGATAGAGCTGAGTTTTATAAAGATGAAGATGGAGCAGTAAACAACAGTAAGTATATTAGCCTATACTTTACCAACAATAAAACAGGAAAATATATTTATATGCAACAAAGATTTGCTGATGAAGAAACAGCATACGAAATGGCAACAGATGGGAAGATTGAAAAAATAAAAATCAATGGTGCAGATGCCATAATATCTGATAATAGAAGTATTGACTGGGAGGCAAATAACACACTGTATATGCTAAGCGGCAGAGGCGAAATTAGTAAAGCTGAGTTAATTAAGATTGCGGAATCTATTAAATAA
- the eutH gene encoding ethanolamine utilization protein EutH gives MNINEIIVYIMVAFMVLGALDKIIGNKYGLGEKFDEGIIAMGSLAVAMVGVVSLAPVLATILEPIVVPVYTFLGADPSMFATTLLANDMGGYPLAMQLAQSQEAGLFAGLILGAMMGPTIVFTIPVALGIIEKEDHKYLATGVLAGMITIPIGSFVGGIVAGFDISMILSNLVPIILVSLLLSLGLWKAPEKMIKGFTVFGKGVVVVITIGLAAIIVETLTGIVIIPGMAPVSEGIEIVGEIAIMLAGAFPMVHFVTKVFNKPLMKLGKLLGMGDVAAAGMVATLANNIPMFGLMKDMDHRGKIINVAFAVSASFVLGDHLGFTAGVNQDMIFPMVVGKLVGGITAVMVAIFIANKTAARESAAK, from the coding sequence ATGAACATTAATGAAATTATTGTTTATATTATGGTAGCCTTCATGGTATTGGGTGCCCTGGATAAAATCATAGGCAACAAATACGGTTTAGGAGAAAAGTTCGACGAAGGAATCATTGCAATGGGTTCTCTAGCTGTGGCAATGGTGGGGGTTGTATCCTTAGCGCCAGTACTGGCTACAATTCTGGAGCCTATCGTTGTACCGGTTTATACATTTTTAGGTGCAGACCCTTCGATGTTTGCAACCACGTTATTAGCTAATGATATGGGTGGATATCCTTTGGCGATGCAGTTAGCGCAAAGCCAAGAAGCAGGACTATTTGCTGGACTAATCTTAGGAGCTATGATGGGGCCAACCATTGTTTTTACCATCCCTGTAGCTTTAGGTATTATTGAAAAAGAGGATCATAAGTATTTAGCAACAGGGGTTCTAGCAGGGATGATTACGATTCCAATCGGTTCCTTTGTTGGGGGAATCGTAGCTGGTTTTGACATTTCAATGATTTTAAGTAACTTAGTGCCAATTATTTTAGTATCTCTATTACTTTCTCTTGGATTATGGAAAGCACCTGAAAAGATGATCAAAGGCTTCACGGTTTTTGGTAAGGGTGTTGTAGTGGTGATTACAATAGGATTAGCAGCCATTATAGTGGAAACCTTAACAGGGATTGTCATTATTCCCGGTATGGCGCCAGTATCTGAGGGAATCGAAATCGTAGGAGAAATTGCCATTATGCTGGCAGGAGCTTTTCCAATGGTTCATTTTGTAACGAAAGTATTTAATAAGCCCCTAATGAAGCTAGGGAAGCTACTGGGAATGGGGGATGTTGCGGCTGCAGGTATGGTAGCTACTTTGGCCAATAATATTCCTATGTTTGGGCTTATGAAGGATATGGACCATCGTGGAAAAATCATCAATGTTGCCTTTGCAGTGAGCGCGTCCTTTGTTTTAGGCGATCATCTTGGCTTTACTGCTGGTGTAAACCAAGATATGATTTTTCCAATGGTGGTAGGTAAACTAGTAGGTGGTATTACTGCTGTGATGGTGGCTATCTTTATTGCCAATAAAACTGCAGCAAGGGAAAGTGCGGCAAAATAA
- a CDS encoding EutN/CcmL family microcompartment protein yields the protein MIIGRVIGNVWATRKDESLNGLKLLVVETIDYGRNQTKEPFVAIDSVGAGIGDQVLVVKGSSARKVLQREDAAVDATVVGIIDEVEVTLQNNS from the coding sequence TTGATTATTGGCAGAGTAATCGGCAATGTATGGGCCACTCGAAAGGATGAAAGCTTAAATGGACTAAAACTTCTAGTGGTTGAAACTATAGATTATGGTAGAAATCAAACGAAAGAACCTTTTGTAGCTATAGACAGTGTAGGTGCTGGCATTGGAGATCAAGTACTGGTGGTAAAGGGAAGCTCCGCTAGGAAGGTTCTTCAAAGAGAGGATGCAGCTGTGGATGCGACAGTAGTGGGTATCATAGATGAAGTGGAAGTTACATTGCAAAATAACAGTTAG
- a CDS encoding cobalamin adenosyltransferase, translating to MKVLTEAGLRMAFKNKFPETYSVSSRVLVTPSAREYLKEKKIALIIEEEGDAEKQATTSTTSVETKQERKDQVPPKYKCYYHGGFFEKKPEHMTQLHGNFLVNKDHPRIHLRGKLDSFQAQILEVQVFLDSLKEKKLLDDLGEVLVFVRNILRAEVLEEPFGECKILGLDEEQLRKMSHHPERFFDVSHLLPEYSMGAVLIKLNTLRSASREVEIVGVKAFTGENGEIKRNDILQALNRLSSCLYIMMCRWQGGHYK from the coding sequence ATGAAGGTTTTAACAGAAGCAGGACTTCGAATGGCGTTCAAAAACAAGTTTCCCGAAACCTATTCCGTCAGTTCAAGGGTATTAGTAACCCCTTCAGCAAGAGAATATTTGAAAGAAAAGAAAATTGCATTGATCATTGAAGAAGAAGGGGATGCAGAAAAACAAGCTACAACATCAACCACCTCTGTGGAAACAAAGCAAGAGAGAAAAGATCAAGTTCCCCCTAAATATAAGTGCTATTACCATGGAGGATTTTTTGAAAAGAAGCCTGAACATATGACACAGCTTCACGGAAATTTCCTCGTCAACAAAGATCACCCTAGAATTCACTTAAGAGGAAAACTGGATAGCTTTCAGGCTCAAATCCTCGAGGTGCAGGTGTTTTTAGATAGCCTTAAAGAGAAAAAACTTTTAGATGATTTAGGAGAGGTACTTGTCTTTGTTAGAAATATCTTAAGGGCAGAAGTGCTGGAGGAACCCTTTGGTGAATGTAAAATACTGGGATTAGATGAGGAACAGCTAAGAAAAATGTCCCATCATCCAGAAAGGTTCTTTGATGTAAGCCATCTTCTGCCGGAGTATTCTATGGGGGCAGTGCTGATAAAACTAAATACTTTAAGAAGTGCTTCTAGAGAAGTAGAAATCGTTGGAGTGAAGGCCTTTACGGGAGAAAACGGAGAGATAAAAAGAAATGACATTCTTCAAGCACTTAATCGATTAAGCAGTTGTTTGTACATTATGATGTGCCGGTGGCAAGGTGGTCACTACAAGTAG